CATGAGCTCTTCCACGGTCTCGCGGGTGCGCACCACGGACCAGCGATCGCCGTTGACCATCACCTCGACCGCCCGAGGGCGGGAGTTGTAGGTGCTGGCCATGGAGAAGCCGTAGGCCCCGGCGCTGAGCGTGGCCAAGAGCTCTCCCCGCTGGAAGTCGGGCAGCTCGCGGTCGCGGGCCAGAAAGTCGCCGGTCTCGCAGATGGGGCCCACCACGTCGGAGACCACCTTGGGCCGCATGGAGTCCTCCGCCACCGGCACGATGGCGTGGAAGGAATCGTACATGGCCGGGCGCACCAGGTCGTTCATGGCCGCGTCGCAGATGATGAAGTGCTTGGCCGGGGTGTCCTTGGTGAACAAGACCTTGGCCACCAGCACGCCGGCGTTGCCCACGATGGCCCGGCCGGGCTCCAAGACCAGCTTGAGCCCCAGGGCTCCGATGCGCTGCTTGAGAGCCTCGGCGTACTGGGCCGGGCTGGGCGGTTGCTCGTCGTTGTAGGTGATGCCCAGGCCGCCGCCCAGGTCCAGGGTGTCCAACTCGATGCCCGCGCCCTTGAGGCGGCCGACGAGCACCGCCACCCGTTCCAGGGCGTCGGCAAAAGGCTCCACCTTGGTCAGCTGGGAGCCGATGTGGCAGGAGATGCCCTTGAGCTCCACGTTGGGCAGGGCCGAGGCCGCCTGGTACTGGGCAAAGGCCAGCTCCATGTCCAGGCCGAACTTGTTCTTGGCCAGGCCGGTGGTGATCTTGGGGTGGGTCTGGGCGTCCACGTCCGGGTTGACGCGCAGGCTCACCGGGGCCTTCACGCCCAGGCGGCCGGCCACCTGGTTGAGCACTTCCAGCTCCTGGGCGCTCTCCAGGTTGAACATCAGGATACCCGCGCTCAGCGCCTGCTCCATCTCGGCGATGGTCTTGCCCACGCCGGAGTAGACGATGCGCCCGGCGGGCACGCCCGCGGCCAGGCTGCGGCTCAATTCGCCGCCGCTCACGATGTCCGCCCCCGCGCCCTGGGCGGCCAGGGTGGCGATCACCGCCCGGTTGCTGTTGGCCTTGACCGCG
This region of Desulfarculaceae bacterium genomic DNA includes:
- the lysA gene encoding diaminopimelate decarboxylase; its protein translation is MHHFSYKQGQLHAEDVPLSQIVEQVGTPAYVYSQATLERHYRAFSEAFSGLDALICFAVKANSNRAVIATLAAQGAGADIVSGGELSRSLAAGVPAGRIVYSGVGKTIAEMEQALSAGILMFNLESAQELEVLNQVAGRLGVKAPVSLRVNPDVDAQTHPKITTGLAKNKFGLDMELAFAQYQAASALPNVELKGISCHIGSQLTKVEPFADALERVAVLVGRLKGAGIELDTLDLGGGLGITYNDEQPPSPAQYAEALKQRIGALGLKLVLEPGRAIVGNAGVLVAKVLFTKDTPAKHFIICDAAMNDLVRPAMYDSFHAIVPVAEDSMRPKVVSDVVGPICETGDFLARDRELPDFQRGELLATLSAGAYGFSMASTYNSRPRAVEVMVNGDRWSVVRTRETVEELMRGESLPEWME